Proteins encoded together in one Bacteroides ovatus window:
- a CDS encoding DUF2149 domain-containing protein — MKRNRRVSKFLKEEDTDPLSVVVNLFDVAMVFAVALMVAMVMHMNMTEVFGQEDFTIVKNPGKENMEIISKEGKKINTYKPSGQKEEDSGKRGRKVGIAYELDNGEIIYVPE; from the coding sequence ATGAAAAGAAATAGAAGAGTCAGCAAATTCCTCAAAGAAGAGGATACCGACCCGCTAAGTGTAGTAGTAAACTTGTTCGACGTAGCGATGGTATTTGCCGTGGCATTGATGGTAGCAATGGTGATGCACATGAATATGACGGAAGTTTTCGGACAGGAAGATTTCACCATCGTGAAGAATCCTGGTAAAGAAAATATGGAAATCATCTCCAAGGAAGGAAAGAAAATCAACACTTACAAGCCTTCCGGTCAGAAAGAGGAGGATTCAGGGAAAAGAGGAAGAAAAGTAGGGATAGCCTACGAACTGGATAACGGTGAGATTATTTATGTTCCGGAATAA
- a CDS encoding bifunctional 4-hydroxy-2-oxoglutarate aldolase/2-dehydro-3-deoxy-phosphogluconate aldolase encodes MAKFDKIAVLNKIGSTGMVPVFYHKDAEVAKKVVKACYDGGVRAFEFTNRGDFAQEVFAEIVKFAAKECPEMAIGIGSIVDPATAAMYLQLGANFVVGPLFNPEIAKVCNRRSVAYTPGCGSVSEVGFAQEVGCDLCKVFPGDVYGTNFVKGLMAPMPWSKLMVTGGVEPTKENLTAWIKAGVFCVGMGSKLFPKDKVAAEDWAYVTAKCEEALGYIAEARK; translated from the coding sequence ATGGCAAAATTCGATAAAATAGCCGTATTGAATAAGATCGGCTCTACAGGAATGGTTCCTGTATTCTATCACAAAGATGCAGAAGTTGCAAAGAAAGTAGTAAAGGCTTGTTATGACGGTGGTGTTCGTGCTTTCGAATTCACAAACCGTGGTGACTTTGCACAGGAAGTATTTGCTGAAATCGTTAAATTCGCAGCAAAAGAATGCCCTGAAATGGCAATCGGTATCGGTTCTATCGTTGATCCGGCTACTGCTGCTATGTACCTGCAACTGGGTGCTAACTTCGTGGTAGGTCCGTTGTTCAACCCTGAAATTGCTAAGGTATGTAACCGTCGCTCGGTAGCTTATACTCCGGGATGTGGTTCTGTGTCAGAAGTTGGTTTTGCGCAGGAAGTAGGTTGCGATCTTTGCAAAGTATTCCCGGGTGATGTTTACGGAACTAACTTCGTGAAAGGTTTGATGGCTCCGATGCCATGGTCTAAGCTGATGGTAACAGGTGGAGTAGAACCTACTAAAGAAAACCTGACTGCATGGATTAAAGCCGGTGTATTCTGCGTAGGTATGGGCTCTAAACTGTTCCCGAAAGATAAGGTAGCAGCAGAAGACTGGGCTTATGTAACTGCAAAATGTGAAGAAGCTCTCGGCTATATTGCTGAAGCTCGTAAATAA
- a CDS encoding sugar kinase: MGKKVVTLGEIMLRLSTPGNTRFVQSDSFDVVYGGGEANVAVSCANYGHEAYFVTKLPKHEIGQSAVNALRKYGVKTDFIARGGDRVGIYYLETGASMRPSKVIYDRAHSAIAEADAADFDFDAIMEGADWFHWSGITPAISDKAAELTRLACEAAKRHGVTVSVDLNFRKKLWTKEKAQSIMKPLMQFVDVCIGNEEDAELCLGFKPDADVEAGHTDAEGYKGIFQQMMKEFGFKYVVSTLRESFSATHNGWKAMIYNGEEFYTSKRYDIDPIIDRVGGGDSFSGGIIHGLMTKPNQGAALEFAVAASALKHTINGDFNLVSVEEVEALAGGDASGRVQR, translated from the coding sequence ATGGGAAAGAAAGTCGTTACATTAGGCGAAATCATGCTTAGATTATCAACTCCGGGTAATACTCGTTTTGTTCAATCTGATTCTTTTGATGTAGTATATGGTGGTGGAGAAGCTAACGTTGCAGTAAGCTGTGCCAATTACGGACATGAGGCCTATTTCGTAACTAAATTGCCGAAACATGAAATTGGACAGTCTGCTGTTAACGCATTGCGTAAATATGGTGTTAAGACAGACTTTATTGCTCGTGGTGGCGACCGTGTAGGTATCTACTACTTGGAAACTGGTGCTTCTATGCGTCCTAGCAAGGTTATTTATGACCGTGCTCACTCTGCTATTGCTGAAGCTGACGCTGCTGATTTCGATTTTGATGCAATCATGGAAGGTGCTGACTGGTTCCACTGGTCTGGTATCACTCCGGCTATCTCTGACAAGGCTGCCGAGTTGACTCGTCTGGCTTGTGAAGCTGCAAAACGTCACGGTGTAACTGTTTCTGTTGACTTGAACTTCCGTAAGAAACTGTGGACTAAAGAAAAAGCACAGTCTATCATGAAACCGTTGATGCAGTTTGTAGACGTATGTATCGGTAACGAAGAAGATGCAGAACTTTGTTTGGGCTTCAAGCCGGATGCTGACGTTGAGGCTGGTCACACAGATGCTGAAGGTTACAAAGGTATCTTCCAGCAGATGATGAAAGAATTCGGATTCAAATATGTAGTTTCTACTTTGCGCGAATCTTTCTCTGCTACTCACAACGGTTGGAAAGCGATGATCTACAACGGAGAAGAATTCTATACTTCAAAGCGTTATGATATCGATCCGATTATCGACCGTGTAGGTGGTGGTGACTCTTTCTCCGGCGGTATTATCCATGGTTTGATGACTAAACCTAATCAGGGTGCTGCTCTTGAATTCGCTGTTGCTGCATCTGCATTGAAACATACTATCAATGGTGACTTCAACCTTGTTTCTGTAGAAGAAGTAGAAGCATTGGCTGGTGGTGACGCAAGCGGTCGCGTACAGAGATAA
- a CDS encoding LacI family DNA-binding transcriptional regulator has protein sequence MNKLPERIRIKDIARLADVSVGTVDRVIHGRSGVSEASKKRVEEILKQLDYQPNMYASALASNKKYTFICLLPEHLEGEYWTAVETGIHEAIATYSDFNTSVKINYYDPYDYHSFVNASEAILALQPDGVMVAPTAPQYTKGFTDQLQALDIPYIYIDSNIKEVPPLAFFGQNSRQSGYFAARMMMLLAREEKEIVIFRKIHEGIVGSNQQENREIGFRQYMKEHHPSCTILELDLHAERNDEDNEMLDEFFRTYPMVKNGITFNSKAYIVGEYLQSRGKKDFNLIGYDLLERNVTCLKEGSISFLIAQQPELQGANGIKALCDHLIFKKEVTRINYMPIDLLTVETIDYYHSK, from the coding sequence ATGAATAAATTGCCCGAAAGGATCAGGATCAAAGACATCGCCCGTCTGGCAGATGTATCAGTGGGAACAGTAGACCGCGTTATCCATGGACGTAGCGGAGTGTCGGAAGCCAGCAAGAAACGCGTAGAAGAAATTCTGAAGCAGCTTGACTACCAGCCCAACATGTACGCCAGTGCTTTGGCTTCTAATAAGAAGTATACGTTTATCTGTCTGCTGCCGGAGCATCTGGAAGGCGAATACTGGACAGCGGTAGAAACCGGTATCCACGAAGCTATTGCCACTTATTCGGATTTCAATACTTCGGTGAAAATCAACTATTACGATCCATACGATTATCATTCATTCGTCAACGCCAGTGAAGCCATCCTGGCCCTGCAGCCGGACGGAGTGATGGTAGCTCCTACCGCTCCGCAATATACGAAAGGATTCACCGATCAGTTGCAGGCACTGGATATACCTTATATATATATAGACTCCAATATTAAAGAGGTTCCTCCCCTCGCCTTCTTTGGTCAGAACTCACGTCAAAGCGGATATTTCGCTGCTCGAATGATGATGTTACTGGCACGGGAGGAAAAGGAAATTGTGATTTTCCGCAAAATACATGAAGGAATTGTAGGATCTAATCAGCAGGAGAACAGAGAAATCGGTTTTAGGCAGTACATGAAAGAACATCATCCGTCTTGTACTATACTGGAACTTGACTTGCATGCCGAACGCAACGACGAAGATAACGAGATGCTGGACGAATTCTTCCGCACTTATCCGATGGTTAAGAACGGAATCACTTTCAACTCTAAAGCCTACATCGTTGGCGAGTACCTGCAAAGCCGTGGAAAGAAAGACTTCAATCTGATAGGCTATGACCTTCTGGAACGGAATGTCACCTGCCTGAAAGAAGGAAGTATCTCCTTCCTCATCGCCCAGCAGCCGGAACTGCAAGGAGCCAATGGCATCAAAGCTCTATGCGATCATCTTATTTTCAAGAAAGAAGTGACTCGTATCAACTATATGCCCATTGATCTGTTAACAGTAGAGACAATAGACTATTACCATAGCAAATAA
- a CDS encoding MotA/TolQ/ExbB proton channel family protein, whose protein sequence is MELISKLLFWVANSLLIPDIIILLCLFVRSLILIGGTYNMYMTKRKNDKALDQLIKDARIDDLKAALPDKDNSLYMGYLRDLLYHPASADYSDFLITKFENEAEKDVSLSKMLAKIGPVLGLIGTLISMSPALVGLSTGDISGMAYNMQVVFATTVVGLVISAVGLISMQFKQRWYAKDVNNLDYVSRVLNETTGESNNEKK, encoded by the coding sequence ATGGAACTCATCTCTAAACTTTTATTCTGGGTAGCGAACAGTTTACTTATACCCGATATCATTATTTTGCTGTGCCTGTTCGTTCGTTCACTTATTTTGATCGGAGGCACCTACAACATGTACATGACCAAACGTAAAAATGACAAAGCACTGGACCAACTCATTAAAGATGCACGGATAGACGATCTGAAAGCAGCTTTACCCGACAAAGACAATTCACTATATATGGGTTATCTCCGCGATCTGCTCTACCATCCGGCCAGTGCAGATTACTCTGACTTCCTGATAACAAAATTCGAGAATGAAGCAGAGAAAGATGTGTCTCTTTCTAAAATGCTGGCTAAGATAGGTCCGGTTCTCGGATTGATAGGAACATTGATTTCCATGAGTCCGGCACTTGTGGGACTTTCTACAGGAGATATCTCCGGAATGGCATATAATATGCAGGTAGTATTTGCAACGACTGTTGTAGGTTTGGTTATTAGTGCTGTGGGACTGATATCCATGCAGTTCAAACAACGTTGGTATGCCAAAGATGTCAACAACCTCGATTATGTATCAAGAGTATTAAACGAAACAACCGGAGAGTCCAATAATGAAAAGAAATAG
- a CDS encoding UxaA family hydrolase: METKYLRINPADNVAVAIVNLPAGEHLSVDGIEITLNEDIPVGHKFALKNFAEGENVIKYGYPIGHARMAKKQGDWMNETNIKTNLAGLLDYTYNPIQVSLDIPHKDLTFKGYRRKNGDVGVRNEIWIIPTVGCVNGIIGQLAEGLRRETEGKGVDAIVAFPHNYGCSQLGDDHENTKKILRDMVLHPNAGAVLVVGLGCENNQPDVFREFLGEFDEDRVKFMVTQKVGDEYEEGMEILRDLYAKASKDERTDVPLSELRVGLKCGGSDGFSGITANPLLGMFSDFLIAQGGTSVLTEVPEMFGAETILMNRCKNEELFEQTVHLINDFKEYFLSHGEPVGENPSPGNKAGGISTLEEKALGCTQKCGKSYVSGVMPYGERLQKKGLNLLSAPGNDLVAATTLAASGCHMVLFTTGRGTPFGTFVPTMKISTNSTLAKNKPGWIDFNAGVIVENEPMEKTCERFIDYIIKVASGEFVNNEKKGYREIAIFKTGVTL, from the coding sequence ATGGAAACAAAGTATTTAAGAATTAATCCTGCCGACAACGTCGCCGTTGCCATTGTTAACCTCCCGGCAGGAGAGCATCTTTCTGTAGATGGCATTGAGATTACATTGAATGAAGACATTCCTGTGGGACATAAATTCGCATTGAAGAACTTTGCTGAAGGCGAAAATGTAATCAAGTACGGTTACCCTATCGGACATGCACGGATGGCAAAGAAACAGGGTGACTGGATGAACGAAACGAACATCAAAACCAACCTCGCCGGATTGTTGGACTATACTTACAACCCGATTCAGGTTTCTTTGGATATTCCTCATAAAGATCTTACATTCAAAGGTTATCGTCGCAAAAACGGTGATGTAGGGGTAAGAAACGAAATATGGATTATCCCGACGGTAGGTTGCGTAAACGGTATCATCGGTCAACTGGCCGAAGGACTTCGTCGCGAAACTGAAGGTAAGGGAGTGGATGCCATTGTCGCTTTCCCACACAACTACGGTTGCTCACAACTTGGTGACGACCACGAAAATACGAAAAAGATTCTTCGTGACATGGTGCTTCATCCCAATGCAGGTGCTGTATTGGTAGTAGGCTTAGGATGTGAGAATAACCAGCCGGATGTATTCCGTGAGTTCCTGGGCGAGTTTGATGAAGACCGTGTGAAGTTCATGGTTACTCAAAAGGTAGGTGACGAATACGAAGAAGGAATGGAAATCCTCCGTGATTTGTATGCAAAGGCTTCTAAAGATGAACGTACCGATGTTCCTTTGTCCGAACTACGCGTGGGATTGAAATGCGGTGGATCCGATGGTTTCTCCGGCATTACGGCAAACCCGCTATTGGGTATGTTCTCCGATTTCCTGATTGCACAGGGAGGTACAAGCGTATTGACTGAAGTTCCGGAAATGTTCGGTGCAGAAACAATCCTGATGAACCGTTGTAAAAACGAAGAGCTGTTTGAACAGACTGTCCATCTGATTAATGACTTCAAAGAATACTTCCTGTCACATGGAGAGCCTGTAGGTGAAAATCCTTCTCCGGGCAACAAAGCCGGTGGTATCTCTACTCTGGAAGAAAAAGCACTGGGATGTACCCAGAAATGTGGAAAGAGTTATGTATCCGGCGTAATGCCTTACGGCGAACGTTTACAGAAAAAAGGACTCAACCTGCTTTCTGCTCCGGGCAATGACCTGGTTGCAGCCACTACTCTTGCAGCAAGTGGATGTCACATGGTACTTTTCACCACCGGACGCGGTACTCCTTTCGGCACTTTTGTTCCGACCATGAAGATTTCCACCAATTCAACCCTGGCTAAAAACAAACCGGGATGGATTGACTTCAACGCCGGTGTGATCGTAGAAAACGAACCGATGGAAAAGACTTGTGAACGCTTCATTGATTATATCATCAAAGTGGCAAGCGGTGAATTCGTAAACAACGAAAAGAAAGGCTATCGCGAAATTGCTATCTTTAAAACAGGGGTAACCTTGTAA
- a CDS encoding cobaltochelatase subunit CobN, translated as MKKKSKIILGVCIVAAALIGMSVWNTWFSPTKIAFINFQTIQQGSISKANDNSSIKLSEVSLDNLDRLTGYDMVFINGMGLHIVEEQRQQIQQAADKGIPVYTSMATNPANNICNLDSVQQNLIRGYLTNGGKTNYRNMLNYIRKAIDGKISSIPEVEDPAERPSDMLYHAGLTNPDDELEFLTVADYEKFMKDNRLYKEGARKIMITGQMADATGLIEALEKEGYNVYPVQSMTKFMSFIDEVQPNAIINMAHGRMGDKMVDYLKAKNILLFAPLTINSLVDEWEKDPMGMAGGFMSQSIVTPEIDGAIRPFALFAQYEDEEGLRHSYAVPERLKTFVSTINNYLNLNTKPNSEKKVAIYYYKGPGQNALTAAGMEVVPSLYNLLVRMKQEGYNISGLPANAEELGKMIQAQGAVFNSYAEGAFNDFMQKGHPELITKDQYESWVKKSLRPEKYQEVVDAFGEFPGNYMATNDGKLGIARLQFGNVVLMPQNAAGSGDNSFQVIHGTNMAPPHTYIASYLWMQHGFKADALIHFGTHGSLEFTPKKQVALCSNDWPDRLVGAVPHFYIYSIGNVGEGMMAKRRSYATIQSYLTPPFLESSVRGIYRELMEKIKIYNNSQKENKDQESLAIKTLTVKMGIHRDLGLDSIANKPYTEDEIARVENFAEELATEKITGQLYTMGVPYEPERITSSVYAMATEPIAYSLLALDKQRGKATDAVSKHRSLFTQQYLTPARQLVEKLIANPSLATDELICRTAGITPQELAKARQIEAERNAPKGMMAMMMAASAKNENADKEKSGKDHPAMSGKGKTPHSNMPDSMKEAMKKMGANMDPEKAMEMAKSMGANPEALKKMEAAMKSNKDKEQPAGSSDKHGSSDKQMKGSKQEKPKGMSAMMAAMGKATKEYSKEEIELALAVAEVERTIKNVGNYKNALMTSPEEELNSLLNALKGGYTAPTPGGDPIANPNALPTGRNMYAINAEATPTESAWEKGIALAKQTIDTYKQRHNDSIPRKVSYTLWSSEFIETGGATIAQVLYMLGVEPVRDAFGRVSDLKLIPSAELGRPRIDVVVQTSGQLRDIAASRLFLINRAVEMAATAKDDKFENQVAASVIEAERVLTEKGVSPKDAREMASFRVFGGANGMYGTGIQGMVESGDRWESESEIADTYLNNMGAFYGDEKHWEVFQKFAFEAALNSTDVVVQPRQSNTWGALSLDHVYEFMGGMNLAVRNVTGKDPDAYLSDYRNRNNMKMQELKEAVGVESRTTILNPTYIKEKMKGGASAASEVAQTVTNTYGWNVMKPAAIDKELWDNIYDVYVKDEYKLNVKDFFEKQNPAALQEVTAVMMETARKGYWKASPEQLSNIAKLHTDLVRQFGPSGSGFTGDNAKLQQFIASQVDAQTAANYNKELKQMKQATLDGEATKGGMVLKKQSSDAVQGAQEEQNSLNGGLITGIVLVAFVVMLLILKKKRKK; from the coding sequence ATGAAAAAGAAAAGTAAAATCATCTTAGGTGTATGCATCGTTGCTGCAGCTCTGATAGGGATGTCCGTATGGAATACCTGGTTCAGTCCTACAAAGATTGCTTTCATCAACTTCCAGACCATACAGCAGGGAAGTATATCGAAAGCCAACGACAATTCATCCATCAAACTCAGTGAAGTATCGCTCGACAACCTCGACCGTCTGACCGGTTACGACATGGTATTCATCAACGGAATGGGTCTGCATATCGTCGAGGAACAACGTCAACAGATACAACAGGCTGCCGACAAAGGTATTCCTGTATATACTTCCATGGCTACCAACCCGGCCAACAACATTTGTAATCTGGACAGCGTACAACAGAATCTGATACGAGGTTATCTGACTAATGGAGGAAAGACCAACTACCGGAATATGCTGAATTATATCCGTAAAGCTATTGACGGTAAAATCTCTTCCATACCGGAAGTGGAAGACCCGGCAGAAAGACCCAGCGACATGCTCTATCACGCCGGACTCACCAACCCGGATGATGAACTGGAGTTCCTCACCGTGGCAGATTATGAGAAATTCATGAAGGACAACCGTCTTTATAAAGAAGGAGCACGTAAAATCATGATAACCGGACAAATGGCTGATGCCACCGGACTTATTGAGGCTCTTGAAAAAGAAGGTTACAATGTTTATCCGGTTCAGTCAATGACGAAATTCATGTCATTTATTGACGAAGTGCAGCCAAACGCAATCATCAACATGGCACACGGACGCATGGGAGACAAAATGGTGGATTATCTGAAAGCTAAGAATATCCTCTTGTTTGCTCCGCTCACCATCAACAGCCTGGTAGACGAATGGGAGAAAGATCCGATGGGAATGGCAGGAGGATTTATGTCACAAAGTATCGTGACTCCAGAAATTGACGGTGCCATCCGTCCTTTCGCTCTCTTTGCACAATATGAGGATGAAGAAGGATTGCGCCATTCGTATGCAGTACCTGAACGCTTGAAGACTTTCGTATCCACAATCAATAATTATTTGAATCTGAATACTAAGCCGAACAGCGAGAAGAAGGTAGCTATCTACTATTATAAAGGTCCGGGGCAAAATGCATTGACCGCTGCCGGTATGGAGGTGGTTCCTTCCCTATACAATCTTCTGGTCCGCATGAAACAGGAAGGATACAACATATCCGGTCTGCCTGCAAATGCTGAAGAACTGGGTAAAATGATACAGGCTCAAGGCGCTGTGTTCAACTCTTACGCAGAGGGAGCCTTTAATGACTTTATGCAAAAAGGACATCCCGAACTTATCACCAAAGATCAATATGAAAGTTGGGTGAAAAAGTCACTCCGCCCTGAAAAATATCAGGAAGTGGTGGATGCTTTCGGCGAATTCCCCGGCAACTATATGGCGACTAACGACGGTAAATTGGGTATTGCCCGTCTGCAATTCGGGAATGTAGTCTTAATGCCACAAAATGCAGCCGGAAGTGGTGACAACTCCTTCCAAGTGATTCATGGCACTAATATGGCACCTCCTCATACCTATATTGCTTCCTATCTATGGATGCAACATGGCTTCAAGGCTGACGCACTGATCCATTTCGGTACACACGGAAGTCTTGAATTTACTCCCAAAAAACAAGTGGCATTGTGCAGCAACGACTGGCCGGATCGCCTGGTAGGGGCAGTTCCGCACTTCTACATCTATTCCATCGGTAATGTTGGAGAAGGGATGATGGCTAAACGTCGTTCTTACGCAACTATACAATCATACCTCACTCCTCCTTTCCTTGAAAGCAGCGTACGCGGTATTTATCGGGAGTTGATGGAAAAAATCAAGATTTACAATAACTCTCAAAAAGAGAATAAAGATCAAGAATCATTAGCGATCAAAACGCTGACTGTGAAGATGGGAATTCACCGTGATTTAGGTTTGGACAGCATTGCCAACAAACCATATACAGAAGATGAAATCGCCCGGGTAGAAAACTTCGCTGAAGAACTGGCTACCGAGAAAATCACGGGGCAACTCTATACAATGGGAGTTCCTTATGAACCGGAACGGATCACTTCTTCCGTCTATGCAATGGCTACAGAACCTATCGCATACAGTCTGCTGGCTCTTGACAAGCAGCGTGGCAAAGCGACAGATGCCGTCAGCAAGCATCGCAGCCTTTTTACACAACAGTATTTGACCCCTGCCCGTCAGTTGGTAGAAAAGCTAATTGCCAATCCTTCACTAGCCACGGATGAACTGATTTGCCGTACAGCTGGCATCACACCGCAAGAACTTGCCAAAGCACGTCAGATAGAAGCCGAACGCAATGCTCCGAAAGGTATGATGGCAATGATGATGGCTGCATCTGCAAAGAATGAAAATGCTGATAAAGAGAAATCCGGCAAGGATCATCCGGCTATGTCAGGCAAAGGAAAAACTCCTCATAGCAATATGCCTGACAGCATGAAGGAAGCCATGAAAAAGATGGGTGCCAATATGGACCCCGAAAAAGCTATGGAAATGGCTAAATCTATGGGAGCAAATCCCGAAGCTCTGAAAAAGATGGAAGCTGCCATGAAATCCAACAAGGATAAAGAGCAGCCTGCCGGGTCTTCAGATAAACACGGGTCTTCAGATAAACAGATGAAAGGCTCCAAACAAGAAAAACCGAAAGGCATGTCAGCCATGATGGCCGCTATGGGGAAAGCGACGAAAGAATACAGCAAAGAAGAGATTGAACTAGCACTTGCCGTAGCGGAAGTAGAACGTACAATCAAGAATGTAGGTAATTATAAAAATGCACTCATGACAAGTCCCGAAGAGGAACTAAACAGTCTGCTCAATGCATTGAAAGGCGGATACACCGCTCCTACTCCGGGCGGTGACCCAATAGCTAATCCGAACGCTTTGCCTACCGGACGTAATATGTATGCTATCAATGCCGAAGCAACTCCGACAGAATCTGCTTGGGAAAAGGGTATTGCTTTAGCTAAACAAACAATTGATACCTACAAACAACGTCATAATGATTCTATTCCACGCAAAGTAAGTTATACGCTCTGGTCTTCCGAATTTATTGAAACTGGCGGAGCTACTATTGCCCAAGTTCTTTATATGCTGGGAGTAGAACCCGTCCGTGACGCATTCGGTCGTGTCAGCGATTTGAAACTGATTCCTTCAGCCGAACTGGGACGTCCACGTATCGACGTAGTGGTCCAGACTTCCGGACAACTCCGTGATATCGCCGCTTCCCGCCTCTTCCTGATTAACCGTGCAGTAGAAATGGCTGCGACAGCGAAAGACGACAAGTTTGAAAATCAGGTAGCCGCCAGTGTGATAGAAGCTGAAAGAGTGCTGACTGAAAAAGGTGTCAGTCCGAAAGATGCACGCGAGATGGCTTCTTTCCGAGTATTCGGAGGTGCTAATGGCATGTATGGTACAGGAATTCAGGGAATGGTGGAATCCGGCGACCGTTGGGAAAGTGAATCGGAAATCGCAGATACTTACCTCAACAATATGGGAGCCTTCTACGGTGACGAAAAACACTGGGAAGTCTTTCAGAAATTTGCTTTTGAAGCAGCATTGAACAGTACTGATGTTGTCGTTCAGCCCCGCCAAAGCAACACTTGGGGAGCATTGAGCCTCGACCACGTATATGAATTCATGGGAGGTATGAATCTTGCCGTACGCAATGTTACCGGTAAAGACCCGGACGCTTATCTTAGCGACTACCGGAACCGCAACAACATGAAAATGCAGGAACTTAAAGAAGCAGTCGGTGTAGAAAGCCGTACAACGATTCTGAATCCTACCTATATCAAAGAGAAAATGAAAGGCGGTGCTTCTGCAGCAAGCGAGGTTGCCCAGACTGTAACCAATACGTATGGCTGGAACGTGATGAAACCTGCCGCTATCGACAAGGAACTTTGGGATAATATATATGATGTATATGTCAAAGACGAATACAAACTGAATGTAAAAGACTTCTTTGAAAAACAGAATCCCGCAGCTTTACAGGAAGTGACTGCCGTTATGATGGAAACTGCCCGCAAAGGATATTGGAAAGCTTCTCCGGAACAACTCTCCAATATTGCCAAACTGCATACAGACCTTGTCAGACAATTCGGTCCTTCGGGCAGCGGATTTACCGGAGACAATGCCAAATTACAGCAGTTCATCGCCTCTCAAGTAGATGCGCAAACCGCAGCCAACTACAACAAGGAACTGAAACAAATGAAACAAGCCACCCTGGACGGAGAAGCGACCAAAGGAGGCATGGTATTGAAGAAACAATCGAGCGATGCCGTACAAGGGGCACAGGAAGAGCAAAATTCTTTGAATGGAGGCCTTATCACAGGTATTGTTCTGGTAGCATTTGTTGTCATGTTGCTAATACTTAAAAAGAAACGGAAAAAGTAA